The DNA window ATCttgttatatacttatattgaaattttattacGAATCGGACACAGAAAGATTGAGATTTTGCTTAGCAAAATGCCCTTGATGTTGAATCCATACGATACGAGAAGcgaaagaaagaacaaaaaatataataattacagttcttattaattatttcttcatCAGATGCATATGCTCTACCTGCTACGTGTTGAGCCAAACAGTCCATGTCCTGAGTTTTGTAAATGCgaataaattgaaaatatgGCTGACCAAGTTTTCCAACTACAGTATTTTGGACCAAGCTTTGTACACGATGCAAGCAAGTCACCAGTATCGCCACCGCCATACATTGATCCATACGAGTTGCTGGAAGATGAACGACTCTCCCGACCCTCCTCAGATGTGTTCTAAACTGAAGCACACAGGAACAGGGGAAATATAGATCATGGGAAGCGTCATACTTAGCTcaacatttttcttcttttactAGACATGCATGTGTAGCTGTAAATGCAAAGCTAGTTGTAGACTGTAATTATCTAACATTTCCATATATCAGCGTGACATATGATGTCAGATCATGAGCCATTGGCCGTGAATTTCTGCAGCTTCTTGAGTTATTGTAATGCGAAGGGCTGGCAAGAAATTCTAATATTGATAACCGTAGTAACTCAACTCACTTGGGAAAAGCTCATGTAGAAGATGCTTGACATAATTTTGTTTGCAATTTTGAAGGGATAGTCAATAGGTTTTAAGTCCATTTTACAAATTCATTACTGGTCTTTACTATTTTGGAAGGATACTACTCGATTGATACAATGATACTTCTGATGATATTTTGGAAGGAAGCAAAGTCGATTGCTTTTGTAAGCAACTAGGAGACATTGGGGTGATTCCAAAcaacgtatttataaataaaaaataatttataaataaacttttatatgtatattcttaTCGATTTAAATgctaagactagaaaataatctacgataaaaaatctctaaaatcaactctaaattttaaactaaaaataaaaaaaattaatttataagtataagcataagtggaAAGATGAATAGGTTAACTTTTTGGTAAGACCAAACACATTAGCTCCTTTGCTCTACgcttactccctccatcttaaaataaaccaatcttttactttttacctataattttttgactcttcttcttatttaattttttttacgattaataatttttttattggatgataaatcatgaatagttttttatgtgtaactattttttaaaaaaaaaatataaaaatttaaataagacaaacggtcaAACGCTGAACATAGGAACCGATAAGTTGCCTTATTCTATTCTAGGAGGGAGGAAGTTCACCGCTTGATCCTCCGTCACTCCAGCCGAAGGCTGTGAGGTGGGCTCCTCCAGCCGAAGAGCAGATTGGGCATTGCACTGAGCGGCCACGGCCTGAGTGGTGTCGGCTCTTtagagcagatacaatagcaggctataaactagctataagtatattttaaagagataagagaggagagacgaGAGATGtgagctattaatttatagctagctgtacacgggctccaaaacaaaatgtgtgtataacatgtgagaccatgtattaatgttttgtaggtaactattgtataaattaactattagattaactatagatgaattagagctaagagttggctatactattcaACTTGCTCTCAGAGGAGTGTTCGCTTCGCCGCGGTGGAATCGGCCGTGAGCCAAAGGAGAGTTGGCTCAATGGTGATGGTGAGACGCGGGGAGGAGAACTAGTGGATAGTTTTGGTTCTATTTACTCTCGTTAGGATGCCCGCGGATCGGTCGGTTGGTAACTTAGAGTCAAcactattttaattaaatgaactaaattttattttaaaataaaattcagttaattttattacacCAACTCTAAATAATACATGGATCCGatatattttactggtagtattatactactagtaaaacTAGTCtcaatcattaattattttatactttgttaattaaatgattggtagtattttgtaattttgtttaaagATCACAGTAAAAAGACAATATtaccctttaaatttctactacacctaatattattgatagtataatttaatcatagttatccaataaaaatagattaacggttcaattaaattctactgccAGTAGTAGAATGTACCGGAGACGGACCCAACCGTACCAACATTTGTTGGCATAAAAAGCAGGAGAAGtgctaaggccttgtttagttcccaattttttttctaaaatcatcacatcgaatttttggacacctaaataaagcattacacatagatgaacaaaaaaactaattgcacagttatggaagaaatcttgagacgaatcttttgagcctaattagtccatgattagctataagtactacagtaaccaacatgtgataatgacggattaattaggctcaaaagattcgtctcgcggtttctaggctagccgtgaagtttttttttcattcgtatctgaaaaccccttcctacatccggtcaaacgttcgatgtgatgtttttatcaaaaaattttggcaactaaacatcacctaaggtggtgtttagattgagaaaatttttggaagaagtatcacgtcaaatgtttgactggatgtcggaaggggttttcggacacgaataaaaaaacgaatttcatggctagcctagaaaccgcgagatgaatcttttgagtctaattaatctatcattagcacatgttggttactgtagcgcttatagctaatcatggactaattaggctcaaaagattcgtctaaagattttcttccataactgtgcaattagttttttggttcatctatgtttaatactttatttaggtatccaaagattcgatgtaatatttttgaaaaaaatttgagaactcAATTTCGGAGCTCCCTAACGCTTTCGGGCGGAGGAGCACACCTTTTTCTCCTATTATTTTATAGGGACTGTACATCAAATCAATCAACTTTTATCAGAAAAAGGCCCTTTTATCAGAAAAAGGCCCGGTGATTCTTTGGCTAAAGGTGTTCCCACTCTCGTAAGAGCATACACTATACCAGCCATACGACATGAGAAGTCTTGGGTGCCACGTGGGTTGAGGCCACTTATTCCACAGTGCAGACCACTTGTGAGAGGATCCGCTGAAATTTTACGTTTCAGTCTATCCCTTTTGATATATACAGATTTATACACTTTAGCCCCtgtaaactaaaaaatcaTTGCAATTATATCCTTCCACCGCCGGTCCCCACTCTCCCACCCACCTAGCCCGACGCACATCGATCCTCCCCCCACCGACGCAGATGGCTTCCTCCGCCCGTCCCGTCGCCCACACCCATCTCCCCTCCGGcgcccctctccccctcctacTCCGGCGATTGCGACgaccctccatcctcctctcccccctccgtcgtcctccgcccgagcccctctccctccccccacTCTGGCAAATctggggagcggcggcggcggcgcacagagcggggcgacgtcggcgcacgcgtcgcggcggcgcatgGAGCAGGGCCTCCGGCGTCCTTCGCCCGCGCCCCTCTTCCCCTCCCCCCACTCCGGCAGATCTGGGAGCGGCGGCAGTGCACGGAgcggggcggcgtcggcgcacgcgtcgcggcggcggcgcacggagcgaggcggcgtcggcgcacgcgtcgcggcggcgcacggagcAGGGCGGCAACGGCGCACGCGTCGCGGCGACGATGCACGGAGCGGGGCAGCGGCACACGCGTCCagcccacggcggcggcggtgcgcagATCCAGCGCGCGGCTGCGACGGCGCACGGAGCCCGGCGACGACCGCTCTAGTCCTTGCGACGGCGGTGATCCAGTGCgttcctctctccctcgcctcAGCCTCTACCAGTgcgtccctctctctccctcacctcAGCCTTTTCACTGACAAACCTGACGAGGACATCGTTCCCTCTGCAGGAGACGAGGACCCCAGCGAGGGTGCGGTCCATGGCTGGCTGGCACTGCTGCGCCGACGTAGTGGGCTGTGGCTCCTCACCACATCGGCGCACTGTGCATGCCCTAAACTCCAATACAATGGTTacttaaaattaaacttattttaagacAAGTTAGAATGGCTACAAATAACAGTACTATAGAGCATAATTATCGACGCCGTGGTGCACCGTGCAGAGACCACTCAGAATCAAATCACTGAACTAAGTGTCATAGAACAAGAAATTCAGATAATCATCAAGTAAACCAATCAGTGATAGTATAAAGCAGCAACCATTTAACAGTAGCATCCAAGATTTCTGATCACACACAAACAAAGAGAAGCAATGCAATGATACCAAAAATCTATCCATCCATGGAGTGAGGCAACTCGTGCAAGGAAAACCACAAGCGACAGACATGGTCGGCGtcagtcggcggcggccggggccgccaccacctcgaCCACCGGAGCGGCGACCGGCTCCGGCGTCTCCtgctcgtcctcctcgtcctcggccTGCACCGAGGCGTCGACCGTAgcgccggtggcgacgagcgTCCAgtccggcgggagcggcgaccGCGGCGGGTACCGCGTGGGGCGGCGCTTGATGTCCCACGGCTGCGACTTCTTGGGCCGCGTCTTCATGTGGTGCTTGGTCGCCTTCTTCTGCGGCCGCGACGAGCACTCCACCGCCAGCGCGCACCCCCCGCCGACGCGGGGGGCGTGCCCCGCGGGCGCGACACGGGAcggcctccacgccgccgccgccgccgccggcagcagtggcggcaaggcggcggcgccggcgagcagcgcgGTCACCGGCGACATGGCTGGCTCGGCTTCTTGgagtggaggaggagcggaGTGCGGTGTGTTAGTTTGGTTGGGGATAAGACGGATTCGGATTGggtttttttcttgtgttttgtgTAGGAGTGAAGTGAGGCGTCGCTGAGGCCGGTGAGGTTGGATCCGAGCCGTTCGATCGGAACGGAGTGAGATCTGGCCGTCCATTGCTCCTCCGGTAAGGTTGACAGCATTACGtgaagagtaaatttcacaaaaaaaaatttaatgtccTTGTTGAAGACTAATAtcaatttattactataattttaactatatatttcaCGAAATTTTAAAGTATCACTGTGTTAGATTCTTTAGGTCTACGAAATTTCTACTAATAATAAAGTTCTTTTATTTCATTGCAcaaccaatatttttttttggccctACAACGTAAGTGATGGGCATTTTTGCTCTATTTTGGCTAGAACCATAGATACACAACATggaaatatatagtttcaaCAGGTCATATGTAGGCgttttccaaaaacttttttttaaaaaattacattgtatctttggacacctaaataaaacattaaatatacatgaacattaaaactaattacatagttattaaaactaattacatagttattgggaaaatcatgagacgaatcttttgagcctaattaagacgtaattagtcataagtgctacaataaccaacatgtgttaatgatgaattaattaaactcaaaagattcgtcttgcggtttccaggcggagtttgaaatttattttataatcagactgcgtttaatactttaaatgtgtatttaaaaacttgatgtgatattgttgtaaaaaaaatttacaaactaaacaagggcttatgtcaagaaaagaaaagaaagaaagtggCTAGTACTTGTTATTCTAAAGCCAGTCCGTGAATCTGGTTGAAATTAAGTGTGGGTTAGCATATCATGTACACCTCCATGGTGGGGTTGTTGGGGTTCATGTGGAGCGTTCTCTGAATTGCTGTAACTGCATCATCCGCCTCCCTTGGCTTGGCACCAGAACACCGGATCCAAACATCGACAGACTCAAGCGAAGAGAGGTTCTCCAGACCGAAGTTAAAATCTCCAAATTCATCCATGGTCTCACCTGCTTCAAAGCCCAAACTGAGATCCCTGAGCTTCTGCATGGCTCCCTGCGCGAACCCCACATCCATGCTTCTGCTCGAGATACTGAGCTGTGTTAGACACAGGAATGGGCAACCTCTCCCAATGACCAGCCTTCTGTTCATGTCGTGTGTGGCTTTGCCCACCGATATGTAGAGATCACTGAGAGATGGTATGCTGCCAAGAACTTGCAGGTCCTCTTCTCCAAGCGTTAATAGTATGATAtgcagggaggagagggagcagagagaggaaatCCATCCTGGAAATGCTGTCAGGGTGCAGAATGACATGTCAATGGACTGAAGCCGTTGAGGCCCAGGAGATGAACTGCCACACGTGGAACCTAGGGTTCCATCTACTTCCAGGAGTTCAAGGCTTACTAGCTTTGACAGGCACCGGATGAAAGGTTTCTCGTAGCTCTCATCCCATCTGTCGAAGTAAATTGCTAGCCGCCTCAGCTTAGAAAGACAGCCTAGATCGTGCAGCATGGTTGGAGAATCGATAGTGATAACATTTGGAATTTCTTGTAGCCTGTCTAGACTCCCAAGACCATCTGGCAATCTCATCATATTGGGGAAATGCAGGTACACCAACTGTTTTAGCTGAATAAAGGTTGGTGGCAGCTCTTTGATTTCAGTAGAACTTATGTCCAGTACCTGTAAAAATTGTAGATTTGCAATCTCTTTTGGGAGCTCCGTGATACAGGCACTAGATAGCGACAAATACCTCAGGTGAAATAACTTGCAGATATCCTTACATTGCTGATTGTCAACTTTGCCACAACCACTCAAATCCATTACACGCAAGAATGGGCATAAGCTTGGTGAAACTGGCAATAGACTGAAACCTTCCCCAAACACAGTCAGTGATCTGAGATGGCTCAAGTTTATGGCAGCCAGCAGCTTGATATCCTCTTCCTCGCTTGTTTGGAACGACAGTCGACGAATCTTTTTCGGTAGAGACAGGGACTGTTGCCCATCTAATCTTGTTAGGAATTGCTCCTCGTTTGAGAGGGAAGTGATGAGATCAAGCACCATATCATGTACACGATAACAATCTTGATAATTAACTATATCACCTGATGACTGGATCATACCCTTATTCATGAGCTCATCAATGTACTCCCCTCCTACCTCATGAAAACTTCTCCCCTGCTTAGTATCGACAAAACCTTCGCCTACCCATTTCCATATCAATGTTTCCCTATTAATAAGATAATCCTCTGGATAGGAACTTAAATACAATAAACATGTCTTCAAATGTGGAGGTAGGTCATAGTAACTGATTGATAATATCCTTCTCATGTTCCTCAAATCAGGACCGTCCTCAAGCCCAGAACCCATGGAACGGTACACCCTGTACCAGTACTCATGTTCATTACCTTTTTTACTAGCTAGCATGCTAGCTATTGTAATGATAGCTAATGGTATACCACCACatttcttcataattttttgagatACTTCGGACAAATGATAAGGAGGAAATTTATCTTTTGACTGAAATATAATTTGGCTGAATAGCTTTATTGAGTCATTAGGTGAAAGAGGTTCAAGTTGATAAGCGCCGCCAACCTGTTCAGCAACGTCTATGGCTCGAGTTGTTGTAATtattctgcttccaagttgaTTATCAACCAATGCATATTTGATTGTCTTCCACACAGAAATGTTCCAGATATCATCAATAACAACGATGTACCTGTAAGGGAAATACCAAAGGATTATACATTTGTATAGCCTGGACCATCGGTTGACTTGCTTTGGCCATCAGTTCAACATTTACTAGTCAAACTgctgattttttaatttacagtacaatatttgatttatattatttttaatatatcatcACAAATTGGTAAAAATATGCATCAATAAACTAGTATATCTATTGTTGCATGGTCATCacaatatcaaaaaataaatgtaatgtgataatataataaatttgtaatgCCATAATGTCATACGATAAAGTAAAAAACCGATTCGATTGTACAAAATTGCCACCGGTTCACAAGAAAACCATCTGTCTCACCGTGTTTTCACTGGTTTGATTGTGGGGATGGTGTTTGAGCATAACTGAGTTGCCAAAATCGCCGGTTCCGGTTTTCTCTAGCTCAATCGCCAAGCCGGTCTATTTTTTGACTACGGCCCCTCTACAGTAATACAGAAAAGTACTGCTCCTCTGCAGTAAAAATTCACCAAATAGTGCGAGAACTAAAGCAACAGCGCTGCTTTAGTGTGCCATCTATTTTAGATCGGACGGTTGCTCGAGGAGCTAATTAATGTCTTTTTTCACGCTAATGCAGTGGATCCATTTCTTAAAAGTCCTATATGAGGTGCCCTATCGCTGAGCACAATCAAGCAACAGAATCAGataatgtgtatatatgcGCACCAATTAAATTTTGGACCATTGATCGTCCAGAAGAGACACATACCTCTTGTTTCGAAGGAATTTCCTTAGTTCATCGATGAGCTGCACTTCATCCCAGGTTTCTCCATTAATGTGTTGATACCTGATCTCGTCGAGCTGACGGAGCATTTTCTTGAATATCCCCACCATGTTAGGACTAAGAGAGATGGAAACAAAGGCCCCACAATCAAACTTTGCTCTAAGCTCCTTGTACACTACATTGGCAAGAGTTGTCTTGCCTAATCCTCCAAAGCCGACGACAGACACCACATTCAGTTGCTGACTCGAGCCCTCGTTATCGTCAGGCACTTCCATCAGCTTCCTGACCAGGTAACCGGTCTTCTCTTCGAGACCAACAAGTTTGGAGGACTCCTTGTACAGGGTGGACAGGCGAAGGCTGTCGACGGTTGGGGCGACAGGTTTGGCTGCGACGACACGGCCGCCAACAACACTGTACCTGCACTTTTACTATTGAtgaaacgtttgatttttttattcttctatCAAATATGTACGTAGTGTATGGGGGGGCTTGAGAAAAGGGTgcatgttttaaaattatcatccaacatCGGTAACTGaatttgattgatggaattaaaattctcaaacgtttgatcaataggtGGATGGTGGACCCTTGTACCTGTCATGGCGCTCTTTCTCCTCGTTGATGCGGCTCTTGATCTGCCTGATATCGACCCCGATGCTGCGCCGAATCTTGGCCTTGCTCATCAAGCCGAGGCTTCGCTCGACGAAACCCCGAAAAAAGCCGTGCGGGTTGTCTGGCACCATAGGGGTGTCGATGCGCACCATGAATCTGTCGATGCTGTCCTCGATGTCGTAGGAGAGATCCCTGACGTTGGTAGCCCAGAGCTTGACTTGGGCGTCAGGTGGTTGGTCGATCGGTCCCTGATCCGAGACCTTGAGGAGCGCGGCCCGCATGCTCTCCAGCTCGCGCGTCAGCCACATGACCTCTCCCCTGGCTCTCTTCTGGAGCTGGTACTCCTCCTTCAGCAGGTCAGCCAGCTTCGGCAGCAACGCCCCCATGGCCCCTGTCACCACACCCATCGATCCCCTCGCTCTGTGGCTGTGCTGTGCCTAAGCTAGTGGAATTAATCTCTTGTGTACGCTTAGTTCCTGCACCTGCAGTAAGCGCCCAAGAAGATGAAGCCATGGCTGGCAAAATTAAGCGCGAGGAGCAGCTTGCGTGTTCTGAATGAGGCCGTAGGTTTGGCGAAATTGAAGCCAACGTACCCTGGGCAACCCtgcggtggccggccggccggtcgaCGGCGAGCAGAAAACTGGAGCTGCTGCGACTCACGTGAAGGTCAGGCAACAGGGCAATAACGGAGAGCTGCAGTGCGGAGATTGGTTGAGGGCGTGTTTAGTccgtaaaaaagaaaaattttgcgTGTTACTTCCAAAGTTTCCAaagtttgatcggatgttgaaagAGCCTTTtagacaagaatgaaaaaataaatttcatagctcgcctgaaaaccacgagactaatctttttagcctaattaattcgtcattagtaTAGGTAGGTTACTGTAACATTTATGGccaatcatgaactaattatgTTCAAAATATTCGTCCCATGGTTTTCACttaactgtgcaattattttttttatctatatttaatgctctatttagatgtttaaagatttgacGTAATGTTTTTGGTAAAAGAGTTTTAGGAAGTAAACGGGCCCGGAGTCAATGCGCCCTGAGTCAATGCTGTGGAAACAGGAAAGATCACCGTGCAGTTTGAGTCGGTCAATGCTGGCAGCTAATACCGAGCAAAAATCGAGCAACTGGCCGATTAAAATCAGCAATGCCAACGACTGATACTGATAGCAATTAGCCGATCAGCGACCCCAGTGCATGAATTTGTCGTCGGTGTCTTTGTCGTGAAAATCAATTATACATCTGCCTAGTAACACAGCATTACGTCCTCCTGTTTGTTCATCGTTAATTATTCTCTGACACTCTAGGCTCAATGGTAAGCAGGATGGAGACCTTCAGTATGACTAAGAGAGCAAACATAGTAGAAATAGAGATTCAATCtcacaaaaagtaacaaaaaaatatcttgagatactggCACCTCgcgtaccaaatcatttctgatcgttagatGTAACAGTGCATATTATACTCAGCTAAatccaatgatgaaaaatgatttggtacctcaaatgctttttattggaccaaaACAAATCtcttttgttggactgaaacaaatctcATCTTAAGAACTAGAAATGGTGTACGAATAGAAAGTTACGAATGAAGATCATGAACAGGGTGGAAAAACTTTGGCATCCTTCTATGTCAATTTCagacttttttttcaagatggccgagaaaaaaattaggcaacaaaaatttttttaaaagactTTTGACCTTGAGGAAATGTCCAACCCTTTTCCCAGAAGGCAATTCTTCCGCATGCCAATACTTCTGATTTGACCTCATGCATGATGAGCTTTATAGGAGTTAATGCCCCTTAGGCTGCTTTCGGCTagggaggtaagttaacttatcttccTTGTTTTTTATGCGTatgtttcccgaactgctaaacggcgtattttttgtaaaattttttttatagaaatgttgtttaaaaaaatcatattaatttattttatatttttaaataattaataattaattaatcatgtactaatctattagtacgtttttcatgccaagacataagttaacttatgcatacgtgccgaacgcagccttagtgGGTTGCAACTATGTAGAAATAGATGTTCCctctataaaaatgaaaatgttgttCCTTGAGGAACCCTTAACAATTGATGGACAATATGCCTCAGTAAACAAATAAGCAACATCCCAGATCATGGTTATCCTACGAAAATTCACACCATCTTTGCACCGGTCAACAGCTCGAATTCCGTCATGACCAATTACATAGATTGAAGTCAGTTGGTGCCAAAGAGACAATGGTTATCTAGTCATCGGCATCAGA is part of the Oryza brachyantha chromosome 11, ObraRS2, whole genome shotgun sequence genome and encodes:
- the LOC121055769 gene encoding atherin; its protein translation is MDGQISLRSDRTARIQPHRPQRRLTSLLHKTQEKNPIRIRLIPNQTNTPHSAPPPLQEAEPAMSPVTALLAGAAALPPLLPAAAAAAWRPSRVAPAGHAPRVGGGCALAVECSSRPQKKATKHHMKTRPKKSQPWDIKRRPTRYPPRSPLPPDWTLVATGATVDASVQAEDEEDEQETPEPVAAPVVEVVAAPAAAD
- the LOC102717388 gene encoding disease resistance protein PIK6-NP-like — translated: MGVVTGAMGALLPKLADLLKEEYQLQKRARGEVMWLTRELESMRAALLKVSDQGPIDQPPDAQVKLWATNVRDLSYDIEDSIDRFMVRIDTPMVPDNPHGFFRGFVERSLGLMSKAKIRRSIGVDIRQIKSRINEEKERHDRYSVVGGRVVAAKPVAPTVDSLRLSTLYKESSKLVGLEEKTGYLVRKLMEVPDDNEGSSQQLNVVSVVGFGGLGKTTLANVVYKELRAKFDCGAFVSISLSPNMVGIFKKMLRQLDEIRYQHINGETWDEVQLIDELRKFLRNKRYIVVIDDIWNISVWKTIKYALVDNQLGSRIITTTRAIDVAEQVGGAYQLEPLSPNDSIKLFSQIIFQSKDKFPPYHLSEVSQKIMKKCGGIPLAIITIASMLASKKGNEHEYWYRVYRSMGSGLEDGPDLRNMRRILSISYYDLPPHLKTCLLYLSSYPEDYLINRETLIWKWVGEGFVDTKQGRSFHEVGGEYIDELMNKGMIQSSGDIVNYQDCYRVHDMVLDLITSLSNEEQFLTRLDGQQSLSLPKKIRRLSFQTSEEEDIKLLAAINLSHLRSLTVFGEGFSLLPVSPSLCPFLRVMDLSGCGKVDNQQCKDICKLFHLRYLSLSSACITELPKEIANLQFLQVLDISSTEIKELPPTFIQLKQLVYLHFPNMMRLPDGLGSLDRLQEIPNVITIDSPTMLHDLGCLSKLRRLAIYFDRWDESYEKPFIRCLSKLVSLELLEVDGTLGSTCGSSSPGPQRLQSIDMSFCTLTAFPGWISSLCSLSSLHIILLTLGEEDLQVLGSIPSLSDLYISVGKATHDMNRRLVIGRGCPFLCLTQLSISSRSMDVGFAQGAMQKLRDLSLGFEAGETMDEFGDFNFGLENLSSLESVDVWIRCSGAKPREADDAVTAIQRTLHMNPNNPTMEVYMIC